The Buteo buteo chromosome 25, bButBut1.hap1.1, whole genome shotgun sequence genome has a window encoding:
- the ASB11 gene encoding ankyrin repeat and SOCS box protein 11 isoform X4, translating into MPLTAVKGRSAPYGNYICHTFQGGSWADRSPLHDAAFQGRLLSLKTLIAQVNAVTIDGITPLFNACCSGSVACVNMLLEFGAKPQLRNHLASPIHEAVKRGHRECMEILLAHEVDIDQEDLQHGTPLYVACTYQRTDCVRKLLELGANVNMGKRLDTPLHAAARKSSVEVVVLLTDYGANPKCRNAELRCALDLAVPNSKVEQVLLLREGPASLAQLCRLCIRKHLGRSCLYAVHKLHLPEPLENFLLYR; encoded by the exons ATGCCACTCACAGCTGTGAAGGGAAGAAGTGCCCCATATGGGAACTATATTTGCCACACGTTTCAGGGAG GCAGCTGGGCAGACCGATCCCCTCTCCATGACGCTGCCTTCCAGGGACGCCTCCTGTCTTTGAAAACCTTGATTGCACAG GTCAATGCAGTCACCATCGATGGGATCACTCCTCTGTTTAATGCCTGCTGCAGTGGCAGCgtggcctgtgtcaacatgCTGCTCGAATTCGGAGCCAAGCCGCAGCTCAGGAACCACCTTGCGTCGCCCATTCACGAAGCGGTCAAGAGAG GTCACAGGGAGTGCATGGAGATCCTGCTGGCCCATGAGGTTGACATTGACCAAGAGGACCTGCAGCACGGGACCCCGCTCTACGTGGCTTGCACCTACCAGAGGACAGACTGTGTCAGGAAGCTTTTGGAGCTAG GAGCCAACGTGAACATGGGGAAGCGATTAGACACCCCCCTTCACGCGGCAGCGAGAAAATCCAGCGTGGAGGTAGTTGTCTTGCTGACGGACTATGGTGCTAACCCgaaatgcagaaatgctgaaCTCAGATGTGCCCTGGATCTCGCCGTACCCAACAGCAAAGTGGAGCAGGTGCTTCTGCTGCGGGAAG gtccTGCCAGCCTTGCCCAGCTGTGCCGGTTGTGTATCAGAAAGCATCTGGGTCGGTCGTGCCTATATGCAGTCCACAAGCTGCACCTACCTGAGCCACTTGAGAACTTTCTCCTTTATCGATAA
- the ASB11 gene encoding ankyrin repeat and SOCS box protein 11 isoform X2 produces MPLTAVKGRSAPYGNYICHTFQGGSWADRSPLHDAAFQGRLLSLKTLIAQGFDVNLVTTDRVSALHEACLGGHVACAKVLLENGARVNAVTIDGITPLFNACCSGSVACVNMLLEFGAKPQLRNHLASPIHEAVKRGHRECMEILLAHEVDIDQEDLQHGTPLYVACTYQRTDCVRKLLELGANVNMGKRLDTPLHAAARKSSVEVVVLLTDYGANPKCRNAELRCALDLAVPNSKVEQVLLLREGPASLAQLCRLCIRKHLGRSCLYAVHKLHLPEPLENFLLYR; encoded by the exons ATGCCACTCACAGCTGTGAAGGGAAGAAGTGCCCCATATGGGAACTATATTTGCCACACGTTTCAGGGAG GCAGCTGGGCAGACCGATCCCCTCTCCATGACGCTGCCTTCCAGGGACGCCTCCTGTCTTTGAAAACCTTGATTGCACAG GGTTTCGACGTGAACCTGGTGACGACGGACCGCGTGTCGGCTCTCCACGAGGCCTGCCTGGGCGGCCACGTCGCCTGCGCCAAGGTGCTGCTGGAGAACGGCGCGCGG GTCAATGCAGTCACCATCGATGGGATCACTCCTCTGTTTAATGCCTGCTGCAGTGGCAGCgtggcctgtgtcaacatgCTGCTCGAATTCGGAGCCAAGCCGCAGCTCAGGAACCACCTTGCGTCGCCCATTCACGAAGCGGTCAAGAGAG GTCACAGGGAGTGCATGGAGATCCTGCTGGCCCATGAGGTTGACATTGACCAAGAGGACCTGCAGCACGGGACCCCGCTCTACGTGGCTTGCACCTACCAGAGGACAGACTGTGTCAGGAAGCTTTTGGAGCTAG GAGCCAACGTGAACATGGGGAAGCGATTAGACACCCCCCTTCACGCGGCAGCGAGAAAATCCAGCGTGGAGGTAGTTGTCTTGCTGACGGACTATGGTGCTAACCCgaaatgcagaaatgctgaaCTCAGATGTGCCCTGGATCTCGCCGTACCCAACAGCAAAGTGGAGCAGGTGCTTCTGCTGCGGGAAG gtccTGCCAGCCTTGCCCAGCTGTGCCGGTTGTGTATCAGAAAGCATCTGGGTCGGTCGTGCCTATATGCAGTCCACAAGCTGCACCTACCTGAGCCACTTGAGAACTTTCTCCTTTATCGATAA
- the ASB11 gene encoding ankyrin repeat and SOCS box protein 11 isoform X3, with product MEGSSILHAFTNIYFAIFALFCFKLLIKISLALLTHFYIVKGNRKEAARIAEEIYGIVPGSWADRSPLHDAAFQGRLLSLKTLIAQVNAVTIDGITPLFNACCSGSVACVNMLLEFGAKPQLRNHLASPIHEAVKRGHRECMEILLAHEVDIDQEDLQHGTPLYVACTYQRTDCVRKLLELGANVNMGKRLDTPLHAAARKSSVEVVVLLTDYGANPKCRNAELRCALDLAVPNSKVEQVLLLREGPASLAQLCRLCIRKHLGRSCLYAVHKLHLPEPLENFLLYR from the exons ATGGAGGGCAGTTCTATACTCCATGCTTTCACTaacatttattttgccatttttgcattgttttgctTCAAGCTTTTAATTAAGATTTCCTTGGCTTTGCTGACCCATTTCTATATTGTTAAAGGCAACAGAAAAGAGGCTGCCAGGATAGCAGAAGAAATCTATGGAATAGTCCCAG GCAGCTGGGCAGACCGATCCCCTCTCCATGACGCTGCCTTCCAGGGACGCCTCCTGTCTTTGAAAACCTTGATTGCACAG GTCAATGCAGTCACCATCGATGGGATCACTCCTCTGTTTAATGCCTGCTGCAGTGGCAGCgtggcctgtgtcaacatgCTGCTCGAATTCGGAGCCAAGCCGCAGCTCAGGAACCACCTTGCGTCGCCCATTCACGAAGCGGTCAAGAGAG GTCACAGGGAGTGCATGGAGATCCTGCTGGCCCATGAGGTTGACATTGACCAAGAGGACCTGCAGCACGGGACCCCGCTCTACGTGGCTTGCACCTACCAGAGGACAGACTGTGTCAGGAAGCTTTTGGAGCTAG GAGCCAACGTGAACATGGGGAAGCGATTAGACACCCCCCTTCACGCGGCAGCGAGAAAATCCAGCGTGGAGGTAGTTGTCTTGCTGACGGACTATGGTGCTAACCCgaaatgcagaaatgctgaaCTCAGATGTGCCCTGGATCTCGCCGTACCCAACAGCAAAGTGGAGCAGGTGCTTCTGCTGCGGGAAG gtccTGCCAGCCTTGCCCAGCTGTGCCGGTTGTGTATCAGAAAGCATCTGGGTCGGTCGTGCCTATATGCAGTCCACAAGCTGCACCTACCTGAGCCACTTGAGAACTTTCTCCTTTATCGATAA
- the ASB11 gene encoding ankyrin repeat and SOCS box protein 11 isoform X1: protein MEGSSILHAFTNIYFAIFALFCFKLLIKISLALLTHFYIVKGNRKEAARIAEEIYGIVPGSWADRSPLHDAAFQGRLLSLKTLIAQGFDVNLVTTDRVSALHEACLGGHVACAKVLLENGARVNAVTIDGITPLFNACCSGSVACVNMLLEFGAKPQLRNHLASPIHEAVKRGHRECMEILLAHEVDIDQEDLQHGTPLYVACTYQRTDCVRKLLELGANVNMGKRLDTPLHAAARKSSVEVVVLLTDYGANPKCRNAELRCALDLAVPNSKVEQVLLLREGPASLAQLCRLCIRKHLGRSCLYAVHKLHLPEPLENFLLYR from the exons ATGGAGGGCAGTTCTATACTCCATGCTTTCACTaacatttattttgccatttttgcattgttttgctTCAAGCTTTTAATTAAGATTTCCTTGGCTTTGCTGACCCATTTCTATATTGTTAAAGGCAACAGAAAAGAGGCTGCCAGGATAGCAGAAGAAATCTATGGAATAGTCCCAG GCAGCTGGGCAGACCGATCCCCTCTCCATGACGCTGCCTTCCAGGGACGCCTCCTGTCTTTGAAAACCTTGATTGCACAG GGTTTCGACGTGAACCTGGTGACGACGGACCGCGTGTCGGCTCTCCACGAGGCCTGCCTGGGCGGCCACGTCGCCTGCGCCAAGGTGCTGCTGGAGAACGGCGCGCGG GTCAATGCAGTCACCATCGATGGGATCACTCCTCTGTTTAATGCCTGCTGCAGTGGCAGCgtggcctgtgtcaacatgCTGCTCGAATTCGGAGCCAAGCCGCAGCTCAGGAACCACCTTGCGTCGCCCATTCACGAAGCGGTCAAGAGAG GTCACAGGGAGTGCATGGAGATCCTGCTGGCCCATGAGGTTGACATTGACCAAGAGGACCTGCAGCACGGGACCCCGCTCTACGTGGCTTGCACCTACCAGAGGACAGACTGTGTCAGGAAGCTTTTGGAGCTAG GAGCCAACGTGAACATGGGGAAGCGATTAGACACCCCCCTTCACGCGGCAGCGAGAAAATCCAGCGTGGAGGTAGTTGTCTTGCTGACGGACTATGGTGCTAACCCgaaatgcagaaatgctgaaCTCAGATGTGCCCTGGATCTCGCCGTACCCAACAGCAAAGTGGAGCAGGTGCTTCTGCTGCGGGAAG gtccTGCCAGCCTTGCCCAGCTGTGCCGGTTGTGTATCAGAAAGCATCTGGGTCGGTCGTGCCTATATGCAGTCCACAAGCTGCACCTACCTGAGCCACTTGAGAACTTTCTCCTTTATCGATAA